One Chryseobacterium sp. StRB126 genomic region harbors:
- a CDS encoding ATP-binding protein → MSLKRKIALTISIAFSLLFGMVMAVIYLSFNDFRRDEFKERFRQRLEFTTHFISKSKDFEEEAPIFFNENSDNILLNEKILIFNEQKELIYSTIKDRNVTWDSAMLKELDKKKIIYTEKTVPEIYAALRNINGENYYILTSAFDTNGKSKLGFLKYLLITAYAMSTLLIGFFSYYFVEKFLRPLEDLNKEISEVTAHKLTTQIPVQESNDEVNVLAKSFNTMIVRLNDVFQSQKDFTASASHEIRTPITRMAFQLENLIKFEEHSPKTLSSLQQIQRDVYQLSDLTNSLLLLTKFDKENIQSIYEDVRIDEVIFEAFEGVEKSYPALKLDFLIAEETSENAFLTISGIQSLLVIVFINLFKNAAVYSDNTEVKVLITETSTNLSVDVISHGATISEEEQAKLFEAFTRGNNAQNISGSGLGLRIVKRILEYHDAEIRYSSPGEYMNKFTVLFKK, encoded by the coding sequence ATGTCTTTAAAAAGAAAGATAGCTCTAACAATCAGTATCGCCTTTTCATTGCTTTTTGGAATGGTGATGGCGGTCATTTATTTATCTTTCAATGATTTCAGAAGGGATGAATTTAAAGAAAGATTCAGACAGAGACTGGAATTTACGACCCACTTTATTTCAAAGTCTAAAGATTTTGAAGAAGAAGCACCCATTTTTTTCAATGAAAACTCAGATAATATTCTTTTGAATGAAAAGATTTTAATCTTCAATGAACAGAAAGAACTTATCTACAGTACTATTAAAGACCGAAATGTAACCTGGGACAGTGCAATGCTTAAGGAGCTGGATAAAAAGAAGATTATTTATACCGAAAAAACAGTTCCGGAGATTTATGCTGCACTGAGAAACATTAATGGTGAGAATTATTATATCCTTACCAGTGCCTTTGATACGAACGGAAAATCAAAGTTGGGTTTCCTGAAATATCTTTTAATTACTGCTTATGCTATGAGTACTCTTCTTATAGGTTTTTTCAGTTATTACTTTGTAGAAAAGTTTCTTCGCCCTTTAGAAGATCTGAACAAGGAGATTTCAGAAGTAACGGCCCATAAATTAACCACTCAGATTCCCGTGCAGGAATCTAATGATGAAGTAAATGTTCTTGCAAAATCTTTTAATACGATGATTGTTCGGCTTAATGATGTATTTCAGTCGCAAAAAGATTTTACGGCGAGCGCTTCCCACGAAATCAGAACACCTATCACCAGAATGGCCTTTCAATTGGAAAACCTGATTAAATTTGAAGAACATTCACCCAAAACTCTATCCTCATTACAGCAAATTCAGCGGGACGTTTACCAATTATCAGACTTAACGAATTCATTGCTTTTACTTACCAAGTTTGATAAGGAAAATATTCAAAGTATTTATGAAGATGTGAGAATAGATGAAGTAATTTTTGAAGCCTTTGAAGGAGTGGAAAAAAGTTATCCTGCCCTTAAACTGGATTTTCTCATTGCTGAGGAAACTTCTGAAAATGCTTTTCTTACCATTAGCGGTATCCAGTCATTATTAGTGATTGTCTTTATTAATTTATTTAAAAATGCAGCTGTATATTCTGATAATACAGAAGTAAAAGTATTGATAACTGAAACGAGCACTAATCTTAGTGTTGATGTGATTTCCCACGGTGCTACCATTTCAGAAGAAGAACAGGCTAAGTTATTTGAAGCTTTTACACGAGGAAATAACGCCCAGAATATTTCAGGTTCCGGTTTAGGACTAAGAATTGTTAAAAGAATTTTGGAATATCATGATGCCGAAATCAGGTATTCTTCTCCTGGCGAGTACATGAATAAATTTACTGTACTTTTTAAAAAATAA
- the fabF gene encoding beta-ketoacyl-ACP synthase II, translating to MELKRVVVTGFGAITPIGNNAKEYWENLVKGESGAAPITLFDATNFKTKFACEVKNFDPLQHFDKKEAKKMDRNTQLGLVAAREAVEHSGIIENNVDKNRVGVIWGSGIGGLETFETEVLGWANTDIPRFNPFFIPKMIADMTPGQISIEYGFHGPNYTTVSACASSANALIDSKMLIQLGKADVIVCGGSEAAVTASGVGGFNAMMALSTRNDDPTTASRPFDKDRDGFVLGEGAGCIVLEEYEHAVKRGATIYAELLGGGMSADAYHMTAPHPEGLGAYLVMKNCLEDAGLTADEIDHINMHGTSTPLGDIAESNAISKLLGEHAFDIQINSTKSMTGHLLGAAGVIEAIAALGTIIHGIVPPTINHFTDDEKIDSRLNFTFNTAVKKDVKVAMSNTFGFGGHNACVLFKKI from the coding sequence ATGGAATTAAAAAGAGTAGTTGTAACAGGTTTTGGAGCAATAACACCAATCGGAAATAATGCAAAAGAATACTGGGAAAATCTTGTAAAAGGTGAGAGCGGAGCCGCTCCGATTACTCTTTTTGATGCCACAAACTTTAAAACCAAGTTCGCTTGTGAGGTAAAAAATTTCGATCCGTTACAGCATTTCGATAAGAAAGAAGCTAAAAAAATGGACCGAAATACTCAATTGGGACTTGTTGCTGCTAGAGAAGCTGTAGAACATTCTGGTATTATTGAAAATAATGTAGATAAAAACAGAGTGGGTGTAATTTGGGGCTCCGGAATCGGAGGTCTGGAAACATTTGAAACGGAAGTTTTAGGATGGGCCAATACGGACATTCCTAGATTCAATCCTTTCTTTATTCCTAAAATGATTGCAGATATGACACCTGGTCAAATCTCAATTGAATATGGTTTCCATGGACCGAATTATACAACAGTATCTGCATGTGCCTCTTCAGCTAATGCTTTAATTGATTCCAAGATGCTTATCCAATTGGGAAAAGCAGACGTTATTGTGTGCGGAGGCTCTGAAGCAGCCGTAACAGCAAGTGGTGTCGGTGGATTTAATGCAATGATGGCACTTTCTACGAGGAACGATGATCCTACAACAGCTTCGAGACCTTTCGACAAAGACAGAGATGGATTTGTATTGGGCGAAGGTGCTGGATGTATTGTTCTTGAAGAATACGAGCACGCTGTAAAACGTGGTGCAACAATTTATGCAGAATTATTAGGAGGTGGTATGAGTGCAGATGCATATCATATGACCGCTCCACATCCTGAAGGCCTTGGTGCTTATCTGGTAATGAAAAACTGTTTGGAAGATGCAGGCTTAACTGCTGATGAAATAGATCATATCAATATGCATGGTACTTCTACTCCATTAGGAGACATCGCAGAATCCAACGCAATTTCGAAATTATTGGGCGAGCATGCTTTTGACATTCAGATCAATTCTACAAAATCAATGACAGGTCACCTTTTAGGAGCTGCCGGTGTTATTGAAGCTATTGCTGCATTAGGAACTATTATTCATGGTATTGTTCCTCCTACCATCAACCATTTTACTGATGATGAAAAGATAGACAGCAGACTAAACTTTACGTTTAATACAGCTGTGAAGAAAGATGTAAAAGTAGCCATGAGCAATACTTTTGGATTTGGTGGGCATAACGCTTGCGTTCTATTTAAGAAAATCTAA
- a CDS encoding acyl carrier protein: MSDIASRVKAIIADKLDVEETEVTPEASFTNDLGADSLDTVELIMEFEKEFNIQIPDDQAEKITTVGHAIAYIEEVVNK, translated from the coding sequence ATGTCAGACATTGCATCAAGAGTAAAAGCTATCATCGCTGATAAGCTTGACGTTGAAGAAACAGAAGTAACTCCTGAAGCTAGCTTCACTAACGATTTAGGAGCAGATTCACTAGATACAGTTGAGTTAATCATGGAATTTGAAAAAGAATTCAACATTCAAATCCCTGATGATCAAGCTGAAAAAATTACTACTGTAGGGCACGCTATCGCTTACATCGAAGAAGTAGTAAATAAATAA
- the rpsU gene encoding 30S ribosomal protein S21, which yields MLIIPVKDGESIDRALKKYKRKFDKTGTVRQLRSRQAFIKPSVTLRQSKLKAAYKQRALSKEEQA from the coding sequence ATGTTAATAATTCCAGTAAAAGATGGGGAATCCATCGACAGAGCTTTAAAAAAATACAAGAGAAAATTTGATAAAACAGGTACTGTTCGTCAATTAAGATCTAGACAAGCTTTTATCAAGCCTTCTGTAACTTTGAGACAATCTAAGTTGAAAGCTGCTTACAAACAAAGAGCACTTAGCAAGGAAGAGCAGGCTTAA
- the catB gene encoding type B chloramphenicol O-acetyltransferase, translated as MKNFFESPFKGKIIKDHIQNPNIIAGQYSYYSGYYHGHSFDDCARYLLPDRDDVDKLIIGSYCSIGSGASFIMCGNQGHRYDWISSFPFYYMSEVECFQNSKDAFKLAGDTVIGNDVWIGTEAMIMAGITIGDGAVIGSRALVTKDVEPYTIVGGNPAKPIKKRFSEHHIVLLLEMKWWEWDESILEKAIPIICSADIDALYEFYKKMK; from the coding sequence ATGAAAAATTTCTTTGAAAGTCCTTTTAAAGGCAAAATCATAAAAGACCATATTCAAAACCCTAATATTATTGCCGGTCAATATTCTTATTATTCTGGATATTATCATGGACATTCTTTTGACGACTGTGCGCGATATTTGCTTCCAGACAGAGATGATGTAGATAAATTGATTATCGGTTCTTACTGTTCTATTGGAAGTGGTGCCAGTTTTATCATGTGTGGAAATCAGGGGCATCGCTATGATTGGATTTCAAGTTTTCCCTTCTATTATATGTCAGAAGTTGAATGTTTCCAAAACAGCAAGGATGCGTTCAAACTGGCTGGTGATACTGTTATTGGGAATGATGTGTGGATTGGAACGGAGGCTATGATCATGGCTGGAATTACAATTGGTGACGGAGCGGTAATCGGAAGTCGTGCTTTAGTGACAAAAGATGTGGAACCTTATACAATTGTAGGAGGAAATCCCGCAAAACCAATCAAAAAAAGATTTAGTGAGCATCATATTGTATTGCTGCTTGAAATGAAATGGTGGGAGTGGGATGAAAGCATTCTTGAAAAAGCAATTCCCATTATTTGCTCTGCAGATATTGATGCACTCTACGAATTTTATAAAAAGATGAAATAG
- a CDS encoding response regulator transcription factor, with product MNILLLEDDLILSAELCRFLESNNFTCDKIYDGETFLRQIKNNSYDLYLLDINVPKINGLDVCQTIRSFDKSTPIIIISAYGDISDKKDAFTRLADDYLVKPFQFEELLLRINSLLRRKIPSDTSDQDIIRVDDLIINKTEQKVYRGGNEITLTLKEFQLLVYLAEAQGRTVSKQQITEHVWEHNFNTNTNTVEVYINFLRKKIDKDFKIKLIHTRSGFGYYLSPL from the coding sequence ATGAATATTCTTTTATTAGAAGACGATCTTATTCTTTCTGCAGAACTTTGCCGATTTTTAGAATCCAATAATTTCACCTGTGATAAAATCTATGATGGAGAGACTTTTCTTCGTCAGATTAAAAATAATTCCTACGATCTATATCTGTTGGATATCAACGTTCCAAAAATAAATGGGCTGGATGTCTGTCAGACGATCCGTTCTTTTGATAAAAGTACTCCTATTATTATCATCTCCGCTTATGGAGATATTTCAGATAAGAAAGATGCCTTTACGCGATTGGCTGATGATTATCTGGTAAAACCTTTCCAATTTGAAGAACTCCTTTTAAGGATCAATTCCCTGCTGAGAAGAAAAATACCTTCAGATACTTCCGACCAGGATATTATCAGAGTAGATGATCTGATCATCAACAAAACGGAACAGAAGGTGTATCGTGGTGGAAATGAAATAACGCTTACCTTAAAAGAGTTCCAGTTATTGGTTTATCTTGCAGAAGCGCAGGGTAGAACTGTTTCCAAACAACAGATTACTGAACATGTGTGGGAGCATAACTTTAATACCAATACCAATACGGTAGAAGTGTACATCAATTTCTTAAGAAAAAAAATAGATAAAGATTTTAAAATAAAATTAATCCATACCCGTTCAGGTTTCGGATATTACTTAAGTCCATTATAA
- a CDS encoding IPExxxVDY family protein: protein MEIQKLYDLDDIEFEDIAIGLVRLAKDIPAHEFFYKINQLNNLSFSRKKDMVFHGDYYDYFFPRFEAYHKFSKTCFTFISNKSSESKQKKVQTELFTEEENIKFLLNNQVDVEYILHSSEQFPDFSVILLPENLVFPIQDYTLSSEEELYQIIQYYE, encoded by the coding sequence TTGGAAATTCAAAAACTTTATGATCTTGATGATATAGAATTTGAAGATATTGCCATAGGATTGGTAAGATTAGCCAAAGATATACCCGCTCATGAGTTTTTCTACAAAATAAACCAACTTAATAATCTCAGTTTCTCAAGAAAAAAAGACATGGTCTTTCACGGAGATTATTATGATTATTTTTTTCCAAGGTTTGAGGCCTATCACAAGTTTTCCAAGACCTGTTTCACCTTTATTTCCAATAAATCTTCCGAAAGTAAACAAAAAAAAGTTCAAACCGAGCTCTTTACAGAAGAAGAAAACATTAAATTTTTATTAAATAATCAGGTAGATGTAGAATATATTCTGCATAGTTCGGAACAGTTTCCTGATTTTTCCGTAATTTTGCTCCCTGAAAATCTTGTGTTTCCAATTCAAGATTATACATTGAGTTCTGAAGAGGAACTTTATCAAATTATCCAGTATTATGAATAA
- the pyk gene encoding pyruvate kinase, whose protein sequence is MNKYLKKTKIIATLGPASSSKEVMLDLMKAGVDIFRINFSHADYDLVRKNIEIIRELNNEYGYSVGILGDLQGPKLRVGVVKEGSYLNPGDILTFTNEKIEGDSTKVYMTYQQFPQDVKVGERILIDDGKLVLEVTETNEVDTVKAKTIQGGPLSSKKGVNLPNTQVSLPALTEKDIQDANFMMDMEVDWIALSFVRHAQDIIDLKELIAKHPNGKFKTPIIAKIEKPEGVKNIEEILLECDGLMVARGDLGVEVPMEEVPAIQKNLVEKARFYSKPVIIATQMMETMINSLTPTRAEVNDVANSVLDGADAVMLSGETSVGRYPVQVVENMAKIVKNIETTHFYQHKNEPIEKDYNCIDERFITNRVCLAAVRIAKTTNVSAIVTLTHSGYTAFQLAAHRPNSQIIVYSGNKRVITMLNLLWGVHAYYYDMKKSTDETIIQVNMLTHNYGYIETGDFVININATPSYEGGKTNTLRLTTV, encoded by the coding sequence ATGAATAAGTATTTAAAGAAGACAAAAATTATTGCTACACTAGGGCCTGCTTCATCATCGAAGGAGGTAATGTTAGATCTGATGAAGGCAGGTGTTGATATTTTCAGAATAAATTTTTCCCATGCAGATTACGACTTAGTTCGAAAGAATATTGAAATAATTAGAGAACTAAACAACGAGTACGGCTATTCAGTGGGTATTTTAGGTGACCTTCAAGGGCCTAAACTGAGAGTAGGTGTTGTAAAAGAAGGTTCTTACCTTAATCCTGGTGACATTCTTACCTTCACCAATGAAAAGATTGAGGGAGATTCTACTAAGGTATACATGACTTACCAACAGTTTCCACAAGACGTAAAAGTTGGGGAAAGAATCCTTATCGATGATGGTAAGCTGGTATTGGAGGTTACTGAAACCAACGAAGTCGATACTGTAAAAGCTAAAACAATCCAAGGGGGACCTTTAAGCTCTAAGAAAGGAGTTAACCTTCCTAATACACAGGTATCTCTTCCTGCATTAACGGAAAAAGATATTCAGGATGCTAATTTCATGATGGACATGGAAGTAGACTGGATCGCTCTTTCTTTCGTACGTCATGCACAAGACATCATTGACCTGAAAGAATTAATTGCAAAACATCCAAACGGTAAATTCAAAACTCCGATTATCGCGAAGATTGAAAAACCTGAAGGGGTTAAAAATATTGAAGAAATCTTATTGGAGTGTGACGGACTAATGGTTGCCCGTGGTGACCTAGGAGTTGAAGTTCCAATGGAAGAAGTTCCTGCTATTCAGAAAAATCTGGTAGAGAAAGCAAGATTCTATTCTAAGCCGGTAATTATCGCAACTCAGATGATGGAAACGATGATTAACAGTTTAACGCCAACCAGAGCAGAAGTAAATGACGTGGCTAACTCTGTATTGGACGGTGCTGATGCGGTAATGCTTTCAGGAGAAACTTCTGTAGGTAGATATCCGGTACAGGTGGTAGAAAACATGGCTAAAATTGTGAAAAACATTGAAACCACTCACTTTTACCAACACAAGAACGAACCTATTGAAAAAGACTATAACTGTATTGATGAGAGATTTATTACCAACAGGGTATGTCTGGCAGCAGTAAGAATTGCAAAAACAACAAATGTTTCTGCGATTGTAACGTTGACTCACTCGGGGTATACAGCCTTCCAGCTTGCAGCTCACAGGCCAAACTCTCAGATTATTGTATACAGTGGAAACAAAAGAGTAATTACTATGCTGAATCTTCTTTGGGGTGTTCACGCTTACTATTACGATATGAAGAAGTCTACTGATGAGACCATTATTCAGGTAAATATGTTAACGCATAACTACGGTTATATCGAAACAGGTGATTTCGTTATCAATATCAATGCGACACCGTCCTATGAAGGAGGTAAAACCAATACTTTGAGATTAACGACAGTATAA
- a CDS encoding HPF/RaiA family ribosome-associated protein, producing MKITVQSIGLTPHEPLESHIEKKVSKLDTFYDKIHECKVFLKVENNADKANKTAEIILAVPGDDIVVKKTSVSFEESLDLCVDTAKKLLIKKKEMA from the coding sequence ATGAAGATCACAGTTCAATCAATTGGTTTAACTCCACACGAACCACTAGAGTCACACATCGAGAAAAAAGTAAGCAAGCTAGATACATTCTATGATAAAATTCATGAGTGTAAAGTATTTCTAAAAGTAGAAAATAATGCCGATAAAGCGAATAAAACAGCTGAGATTATTTTAGCGGTTCCGGGTGACGATATCGTAGTAAAGAAGACTTCTGTAAGTTTTGAAGAAAGTTTGGACCTTTGTGTTGATACAGCTAAAAAGCTATTAATCAAGAAAAAAGAAATGGCGTAG
- the rnc gene encoding ribonuclease III: protein MELQKYFSKFLLKKRKRQLTERDYFLSTELHRVLGTEVQNIALYREAFSLKNSSKNQDSNYERLEFLGDSVLGTIISCHLFQTYPQANEGYLTQMKSKIVNRKNLNKLGEDLKLTDLLQKQNNSSALGENISGNLFEALIGAVYLDFHYDACKKIILEKLLTPSEINKLENKIVSYKGLLLEWSQKKKVNIKYETCEEIQANKAIMFRCHVWLGDEKIANATETSKKKAEEKAAQRAFYILNKKENILGNSKTL from the coding sequence ATGGAGTTACAGAAATACTTTTCTAAATTCCTTCTCAAAAAAAGAAAAAGACAATTAACGGAAAGAGATTATTTTCTCAGTACCGAGCTTCACAGAGTTTTGGGTACAGAGGTACAAAATATTGCTCTTTACCGCGAGGCTTTTTCTTTGAAAAATTCTTCTAAAAATCAAGACAGCAATTACGAAAGGCTTGAATTTTTGGGAGATTCTGTTTTGGGTACAATTATTTCTTGTCATTTGTTCCAGACCTATCCTCAGGCTAATGAAGGATATCTGACACAAATGAAATCTAAGATTGTTAATAGGAAAAATCTTAATAAATTAGGAGAAGACCTTAAGCTTACAGATCTTCTGCAAAAGCAGAATAATTCTTCAGCTCTAGGTGAAAATATCTCCGGAAATTTATTTGAAGCCTTAATAGGTGCGGTTTATTTGGATTTCCATTATGATGCTTGTAAAAAAATCATTCTGGAAAAACTTTTGACACCTTCCGAGATTAACAAACTGGAGAATAAAATTGTCAGCTATAAAGGTCTCCTTCTCGAATGGAGCCAGAAGAAGAAGGTAAATATAAAGTACGAAACCTGCGAGGAAATACAGGCCAATAAGGCCATCATGTTCCGTTGTCATGTATGGCTTGGAGATGAAAAGATTGCCAATGCTACAGAAACCTCCAAGAAAAAGGCTGAAGAAAAAGCAGCACAGAGGGCTTTTTATATTTTAAATAAAAAAGAAAATATACTTGGAAATTCAAAAACTTTATGA
- a CDS encoding TolC family protein, with protein MNRIAVLCLAVSSFMAAQQQMSLLDCEEAFQKNNLQLLAEQYNINMADADILQAKIWELPQLSGQFNAYNPQDKKFFDVGHSKGAGITQLIYMGGKKKNEIAFAKSNKELAQLQFSQLLVDLRAQLRTTYYNLYYEKLKLENTDKQLGYMNDLLSAYRVQSAKGNVSLKDAVRLQSLVIQLNHDKLEINKNILGFEQSLKVLTGISEDIEPLMPESEAKEALATQPFGDEEELKNKALENNADYRYNLKLIDNSKLYAQWQKSLNVPDLNVGAAWDQAGGTFNNEANLTLGIPLPLWRVNQGNVEKANYAIQQNQKNADFQKLTLETKVQAAYKTWKAQYDQLADIKTTDLQNMDIVYNGMVTNFRKGNINLIEFTDFMDSYRATALQIYDMKNEIMQAAEQLNQLVQTKIFY; from the coding sequence ATGAACAGAATTGCAGTGCTGTGCCTGGCCGTTTCCTCATTCATGGCGGCACAACAGCAAATGTCTCTTTTGGATTGTGAAGAAGCTTTCCAGAAGAACAATCTCCAGCTGCTCGCCGAACAATACAACATCAATATGGCTGATGCTGATATTTTGCAGGCCAAAATATGGGAATTGCCACAGTTGAGTGGACAATTCAATGCTTACAACCCTCAGGATAAAAAGTTTTTTGATGTAGGACATTCAAAAGGAGCTGGTATTACCCAGTTAATTTATATGGGGGGTAAGAAGAAAAATGAAATTGCTTTTGCAAAATCTAACAAAGAACTGGCACAGCTTCAGTTTTCCCAACTTCTTGTTGATCTGAGAGCTCAGCTTCGTACCACTTACTATAATCTTTACTACGAAAAATTAAAACTTGAAAATACAGATAAACAATTAGGGTATATGAATGACCTGTTAAGCGCTTATCGGGTACAGTCAGCCAAAGGAAATGTTTCCCTTAAAGATGCTGTAAGGCTTCAGAGTCTCGTTATTCAACTGAATCATGACAAACTTGAAATTAATAAAAACATTCTCGGTTTTGAACAGAGTTTAAAAGTTCTTACTGGAATTTCAGAAGATATAGAACCTTTGATGCCCGAATCTGAAGCCAAAGAAGCACTGGCCACCCAGCCTTTTGGAGATGAGGAAGAACTCAAAAATAAAGCATTGGAAAATAATGCAGATTATCGGTATAACTTAAAATTAATTGATAATAGTAAGCTTTACGCCCAATGGCAGAAATCATTAAATGTGCCGGATCTTAATGTAGGAGCTGCGTGGGATCAGGCAGGAGGAACTTTTAATAACGAAGCCAATTTAACATTGGGAATTCCTTTGCCATTATGGAGAGTGAATCAGGGAAATGTAGAAAAAGCAAACTATGCCATCCAGCAGAATCAAAAAAATGCAGACTTTCAGAAACTGACCCTTGAAACCAAGGTACAGGCAGCTTATAAGACATGGAAAGCGCAATATGATCAGCTTGCGGATATCAAAACAACAGATCTTCAGAATATGGACATTGTGTATAATGGGATGGTGACCAACTTTAGAAAAGGAAACATCAACCTTATTGAATTCACAGATTTTATGGACAGTTACCGGGCAACGGCACTTCAGATCTACGATATGAAGAATGAGATCATGCAGGCAGCAGAACAACTTAATCAATTAGTACAAACGAAAATCTTCTATTAA
- a CDS encoding tyrosine-type recombinase/integrase, whose translation MLEKFLEYLQFEKRYSPHTITSYKKDLEDFSHFFLRTESSKDISKADKKIIRNFIVDLSENSISKRSINRKLSSLRSFYLFLLKIGEIKVSPTEGVSSLKFYAEKQIPMSEEEMADLNDRIFEQQHDVLEKCIMEVLYQTGMRKAELCGLIFENVDIIGNELKVIGKGNKERVIPISEDLSELLKSYLDIRNPQAEYQSYFFVNKKGKKLNEKFVYVVVNKYLSFITTKEKKSPHILRHSFATHVLDNGAEISKVKKILGHSSLASTQVYTNANIEQLKKVFNQAHPRASKKEEL comes from the coding sequence ATGCTGGAAAAGTTTTTAGAATATTTACAATTCGAAAAAAGATATTCTCCCCATACGATTACAAGCTACAAAAAAGACCTTGAAGACTTTTCCCATTTCTTTCTCCGAACAGAATCTTCCAAAGATATTTCCAAAGCCGATAAAAAGATCATCAGAAACTTTATCGTTGATTTAAGTGAGAATAGTATATCCAAAAGAAGTATTAATAGAAAACTCTCATCACTTAGAAGTTTTTATCTTTTCCTCTTAAAGATAGGTGAAATTAAGGTTTCTCCTACTGAGGGGGTTTCTTCCCTGAAATTTTATGCAGAAAAGCAAATTCCTATGTCTGAAGAGGAAATGGCTGATCTTAATGACCGGATCTTCGAGCAGCAGCATGATGTCCTGGAAAAATGTATTATGGAAGTGCTTTATCAAACCGGGATGAGAAAAGCTGAGCTTTGTGGCCTGATATTTGAGAATGTTGATATAATAGGAAATGAATTGAAAGTAATAGGAAAGGGGAATAAAGAAAGAGTAATTCCTATTTCTGAAGACCTGTCTGAGCTTCTCAAAAGCTATTTGGATATAAGAAATCCACAGGCTGAATATCAATCCTATTTTTTTGTCAATAAGAAAGGGAAAAAACTCAATGAAAAATTTGTTTATGTTGTAGTTAATAAGTACCTTAGTTTTATAACAACAAAAGAAAAAAAAAGTCCTCATATCCTTCGTCATAGCTTTGCTACTCACGTGTTGGATAATGGGGCGGAGATCTCCAAAGTAAAAAAAATATTAGGGCATTCCAGTCTTGCCAGTACTCAAGTCTATACGAATGCTAATATTGAACAATTGAAAAAAGTGTTTAATCAAGCTCATCCTCGAGCATCAAAAAAAGAAGAATTATGA